A DNA window from Plasmodium brasilianum strain Bolivian I chromosome 12, whole genome shotgun sequence contains the following coding sequences:
- a CDS encoding plasmepsin VIII, with protein sequence MHRSKFIGEISIGSPPQSFKVLFDTGSTNLWIPSKNCYTKACYNKRKYDHKISKNYKLVQRKTPAEVFFGTGKIHIAYVSDDIHIGDIKVKNQEFGVASYISDDPFCDMQFDGLFGLGISDDKKGKKLIYDNIPKNRLKKNIFSIYYPKNVEDNGAVTFGGYDKKFIEPNSSIDWFDVSSKKYWAIKMVGLKINGVFLDVCSKNNGSHKTIKIEQTRMDVHSTECSVDLSNSTSFIFFFVFDFLNLILLSRLLKPGKTCHNRALLKNFSFVLCDENGVQKEYELTPDDYIVNSFRIDPILKSPCNFAFMPINISSDNGYLYILGQIFLQKYYAIFEKDNMKIGLAKSI encoded by the exons atgcaTAGGAGCAA ATTTATTGGTGAAATAAGTATTGGAAGCCCACCCCAGTCATTCAAGGTTCTGTTTGACACTG gcAGCACAAATCTATGGATTCCTTCGAAAAACTGCTACACAAAGGCTTGTTAcaacaaaagaaaatatgatcataaaatttctaaaaattaCAAACTAGTCCAAAGAAAAACCCCTGCTGAAGTCTTTTTTGGAACGGGGAAAATTCACATTGCTTATGTGTCCGACGACATTCATATCGGAGATATTAa AGTAAAGAACCAAGAGTTTGGTGTAGCTAGCTACATATCAGATGACCCTTTTTGCGATATGC aaTTTGACGGTTTATTTGGATTAGGAATTTCAGAtgacaaaaaaggaaaaaaattaatatatgacaATATACCGAAGaatagattaaaaaaaaatattttctcaaTTTATTATCCCAAAAATGTTGAGGATAATGGTGCAGTCACATTTGGAGGATACGATAAAAA ATTTATAGAACCAAATTCAAGCATAGATTGGTTTGATGTTTcttctaaaaaatattggGCAATCAAAATG GTTGGGCTAAAAATTAATGGTGTGTTTTTAGACGTATGCTCAAAAAATAACGGTTCACataaaactataaaaatcGAACAAACGAGAATGGATGTACATAGCACTGAGTGTTCAGTTGACTTATCAAATTCTacatcttttattttttttttcgtttttgattttttga atttaatattattaagtaGATTACTAAAACCTGGAAAAACATGTCATAATAGAGCTTTACTAAAAAACTTTTCCTTCGTTTTATGTGATGAAAATG gAGTACAAAAAGAATACGAGTTGACACCTGACGACTATATTGTTAATTCTTTCAGGATTGACCCTATTTTAAAATCACCATGCAACTTTGCTTTCATGccaattaatatttcttcagATAATGGATATTTATAC aTTCTTggacaaatatttttacaaaaatattatgcaatatttgaaaaggataatatgaaaattg gATTAGCTAAGtcaatttaa
- a CDS encoding potassium channel K2, whose translation MVESDDFEYKKLIKEFFFQNAYYALKKKHKTLELYMLKIYNSIFNYYLCNIRDILYAVIWYISLYYWRRDKYDIIWSFDKIPEYIYEILIILLSSSYIDLIMIILSYNKSKFYVMKSKLLIDLFFSAPSIFFFSNYIFVIDNKIDVYFVMGFLRNIKIFLNVSYTRVEQNSLLTHTEIKIIRIVLGVVLLCNAFASTIYTIQAIHPYNLKHGNFSYFLNSYLDYFYFSIISISTVGYGDIFPINKLSKVVCIFFIFWTFVWVPIQFNDLIISIFSKKNTYGKISMSRKKFILLIGDVEPHQLNIFLYESVAYGNKLKFHILTTYPISFYNEQIKIASHFCISLYIKNFDFNEKQITNLLYSVNAQNAYYLFLFSDKFNSGRYNIDTKTFTRLLILKNFLQGKKNAVIELRNKCVSNIVRSIGSENFIIVNLKQSLIAKNIKHPGFITLILNLFTAYDYDENSYNFDNIHSFTSIKYVREFNRGSRAKIFSFFVHENMVGLKFDKLFHKLYDSLGIILIENGYDTGKLYKQRCIEKETNLLKICDKDEYANTWKQYESNNDVWDRGTYETIHSQNCQHTGKIQRNNILMRKKNKLTKEEHSANICINISNNIGDNKMKRKHSIDSEKYLKDLKNLDYNRVQTKTNICRYDNNINKSNKKVECYLNLLGKNYSMKENDKCIVIANSKKVIKYLSKAKSLFWLFEIKSKKEDKISYDLKSVIKTEQTFSKDLPTNLKKNTRTVSSMKSKSLITKNENVTAINYHDLFNTYRISRIFTRKSYYFEKGFKKIISEEVENRHDSLNLKEHMNAKCNTYNYNAYKCNDNNTLNCYNNAVSSCFNYSYSRSCSKGNTNGYVNMEKQLYVKDDSMNYMERRKKCPSFLKYNIIDNKPLNTYYSELLQKCDNNFYYKKKLKKKIFLNNYFIINKKYKFNIIILTHEIPSINICDLNKYHTVFIKCKSLDDYNLLNAGLVQADYILILPTEVRNIDEINETDMNNIILTRKIKHLLKKRKKTYYINNIITELINHSNVIFLEENKMIKLREKKFSYSDFFPYVNSSLFYSSNIICETMLYNFMTHHKSFTKFSVCNNTLKYLIKHISIIRLSNIIKYFDFSFKKVKTFRDIFYFLSQKNIITIALYRKGDKHIPFYIYTKPNEKCVLRFDDIIYIL comes from the exons ATGGTAGAATCGGATGATTTTgagtataaaaaattgattaAGGAATTCTTTTTTCAGAATGCTTATTAcgccttaaaaaaaaaacataaaacatTGGAATTGTATAtgctaaaaatatataatagcatatttaattattatttatgtaatataagagatatattatatgctGTAATATGGTACATTAGTTTATACTATTGGAGAAGAGATAAATATGACATTATATGGAGTTTTGATAAAATAccagaatatatatatgaaattttaattattctattatCATCATCTTATATTGATTTAATTATGATTATTCTTAGTTACAATAAAtctaaattttatgtaatgAAATCTAAATTGTTAATAGATTTGTTTTTTAGTGCAccaagtattttttttttttctaattatatttttgttatcgACAATAAAATTGATGTATATTTCGTGATGGGGTTtctaagaaatataaaaatatttttaaatgtatcaTATACAAGAGTAGAACAAAATTCTCTCCTAACACATacagaaattaaaattatcagAATTGTATTAGGAGTGGTGTTACTATGTAACGCATTCGCCTCAACTATTTATACTATTCAAGCTATTCATCCTTATAACTTGAAACATGGAAATTTTAGTTACTTTCTTAATAGCTATTTAGACTATTTCTATTTCTCTATAATATCTATATCAACAGTTGGATATGGAGATATTTTTcctattaataaattaagtaaagtggtatgcattttttttatattttggaCATTTGTTTGGGTCCCAATACAATTTAatgatttaataatttccattttttctaaaaaaaacaCTTACGGAAAAATTAGTATGAGtaggaaaaaatttattctattaattGGTGATGTTGAGCCGCAccaattaaatattttcctttacgAATCCGTTGCATATGGAAACAAATTGAAATTTCATATTCTAACTACTTATCCAATAAGTTTCTATAATgagcaaataaaaatagccTCTCACTTTTGCATATCTctgtatattaaaaattttgattttaatgaaaaacaaattactaatttattatatagtgTAAATGCTCAAAATGCTTATtacttattcttattttctgATAAATTTAATAGTGGACGTTATAACATAGATACAAAAACTTTTACAAGATTATTAATCTTGAAAAATTTTCTacaggggaaaaaaaatgctgTTATTGAGTTAAGAAATAAATGTGTTTCAAACATTGTTCGATCTATTGGATCTGagaattttattatagttaACTTAAAACAATCCTTAATAGCTAAAAACATTAAGCATCCTGGGTTTAtaacattaattttaaatttgtttacAGCTTATGATTATGATGaaaattcttataattttGACAATATACATTCATTTACGTCCATTAAATATGTACGCGAATTTAATAGAGGTTCTAGAGCgaaaatattttcctttttcgtTCATGAAAATATGGTTGGATTAAAATTCGACAAATTGTTTCATAAATTATACGACTCGCTTGGTATTATACTTATAG AAAATGGGTATGATACAGGAAAATTGTATAAACAAAGGTGTATAGAAAAAGAAACGaatttactaaaaatatGTGATAAGGATGAATATGCCAACACATGGAAGCAATATGAATCCAATAATGATGTGTGGGATAGGGGAACCTATGAAACAATTCACTCTCAAAATTGCCAGCATACGGGAAAAATTCAAAGGAATAATATTcttatgagaaaaaaaaataaattaacaaagGAAGAACATTCTgctaatatatgcataaacatTAGCAATAATATTGGggataataaaatgaagcgAAAACACTCGATTGATAGTGAAAAATATCTTAAagacttaaaaaatttggacTATAACAGAGTTCAAAccaaaacaaatatatgtagatatgataataatataaataaaagtaacaaAAAGGTAGAATGTTACCTAAATTTGctaggaaaaaattattccatGAAGGAGAATGATAAATGTATAGTAATTGCAAATtctaaaaaagttataaaatatttatcaaaaGCAAAAAGTCTATTTTGGCTAtttgaaattaaaagtaaaaaagaagataaaatTTCGTATGATTTAAAATCTGTCATAAAAACTGAACAAACCTTTAGCAAAGATTTACCTACAAAcctaaagaaaaatacacGTACCGTGTCTTCTATGAAGAGTAAAAGTTTGATTACCAAGAATGAAAATGTAACAGCGATAAACTATCACGATTTATTTAACACTTACAGAATTTCTAGAATTTTCACTAGGAAaagttattattttgaaaaagggtttaaaaaaattataagtgAAGAAGTGGAAAATAGACACGATTCATTAAATTTGAAGGAGCATATGAATGCAAAATGTAATACATACAATTATAATGCTTATAAATGTAATGACAATAACACCTTGAACTGTTATAATAATGCTGTATCAAGTTGCTTCAACTATTCTTATTCTAGATCTTGCAGTAAAGGTAACACAAACGGATATGTTAATATGGAAAAGCAGCTCTACGTAAAGGATGATTCAATGAATTATATggaaagaaggaaaaaatgtccaagttttttaaaatataatattattgataATAAACCATTGAATACATATTACTCAGAATTATTACAAAAGTGTgacaataatttttattataaaaaaaaattaaagaagaagatatttttaaataattacttCAT aataaataaaaaatacaaatttaacattataatattaactcATGAAATACCGTCTATTAATATATGCGACTTGAACAAATATCATactgtttttataaaatgtaaatctTTGGATGactataatttattaaatgctGGTTTGGTTCAGGCggattatatattaattttacctACTGAAGTACGTAATATagatgaaataaatgaaacagatatgaataatataatattaacaagaaaaattaaacacttgctgaaaaaaagaaaaaagacttattacataaataatataattacagAATTAATTAACCATTCTAATGTTATTTTTCttgaggaaaataaaatgataaaattaagggaaaaaaaattttcttatagtgatttttttccttatgtTAATTCTTCCCTATTTTATTCTAGTAATATAATTTGTGAAACTATgttgtataattttatgacTCATCATAAAAGTTTTACTAAATTTTCAGTGTGTAATAACACATTGAAATATCTAATAAAACACATCAGTATAATACGTTTATCTAATATAATTAagtattttgatttttcttttaagaaGGTCAAAACATTTCGTGATATTTTCTACTTCTTAtcccaaaaaaatattataactattgctttatatagaaaaggagataaacatatacctttttacatttatacaaaACCTAATGAAAAATGCGTCTTAAGATTTGATgatataatttacattttgtaG